A segment of the Bacillus sp. es.034 genome:
CGCATCGGCTTTGTCTCACAGAAGGCAAACAGCTTCAACACAGGATTTCCGGCTACCGTTTATGAAGTGGTGGCAAGCGGTCTGGCGAAAAAGGCAGGATTGTTCAAGCGTGTCTCAGCAGCATATAAGAAAGATGTGATTCAAGCAATCGAATCAGTCGGCATGGGTGAGTTCGCCAAACGGAATATCGGAGAATTATCAGGAGGTCAGCAGCAAAGGGTCTTCATCGCAAGGGCCCTTGTGAGTCAGCCTGATGTATTGATCCTCGATGAACCGACAGTGGGAGTCGACAGCCGTAACGTACAAAACTTCTATGATATGTTAGAAAGGTTGAACAAGGATCTAGGTATCACACTTGTGCTGGTCACCCATGACATCGGGTCGATCTCAAATAAGGTGACACATGTTGCC
Coding sequences within it:
- a CDS encoding metal ABC transporter ATP-binding protein, whose product is MDMTNPVIKIEDVNFRYERERVLEDINLSIPRGAFLGIVGPNGSGKSTLLKLVLGLLRVKQGNIELFGIPQNKFKQWDRIGFVSQKANSFNTGFPATVYEVVASGLAKKAGLFKRVSAAYKKDVIQAIESVGMGEFAKRNIGELSGGQQQRVFIARALVSQPDVLILDEPTVGVDSRNVQNFYDMLERLNKDLGITLVLVTHDIGSISNKVTHVACLNKHLHFHGKTEEFEKLKENQLSSFYGHDVHFLNHDHEHHHS